A section of the Lepus europaeus isolate LE1 chromosome 10, mLepTim1.pri, whole genome shotgun sequence genome encodes:
- the LRIG3 gene encoding leucine-rich repeats and immunoglobulin-like domains protein 3: MGTPRLPAPAAALGLLLCAALGRAGPAEPRSGVAAERACPAPCRCLGDLLDCSRRRLARPPEPLPPWVVRLDLSHNRLSVIKASSMSHLQSLREVKLNNNELETFPNLGPISANITLLSLAGNRIAEVLPEHLKQFQSLETLDLSSNNISELKTAFPPLQLKYLFINSNRVTSMEPGCFDNLGNTLLVLKLNRNRISVIPPKMFKLPQLQHLELNRNKIKNVDGLTFQGLGALKSLKMQRNGVTRLMDGAFWGLSNMEILQLDHNNLTEITKGWLYGLLMLQELHLSQNAINRISPDAWEFCQKLSELDLTFNHLSRLDDSSFLGLGLLNTLHIGNNKLSYIADCAFRGLSSLKTLDLKNNEISWTIEDMNGAFSGLDKLRRLILQGNRIRSITKKAFTGLDALEHLDLSDNAIMSLQGNAFSQMKKLQQLHLNTSSLLCDCQLKWLPQWVAENHFQSFVSASCAHPQLLKGRSIFAVSPDGFVCDDFPKPQITVQPETQAAIKGSNLSFICSAASSSDSPMTFAWKKDNELLHDAEMENYAHLRAQGGEVMEYTTILRLRNVEFASEGKYQCVISNHFGSSYSVKAKLTVNMLPSFTKTPMDLTIRAGAMARLECAAVGHPAPQIAWQKDGGTDFPAARERRMHVMPEDDVFFIVDVKIEDIGVYSCTAQNSAGSISANATLTVLETPSFLRPLLDRTVTKGETAVLQCIAGGSPPPKLNWTKDDSPLVVTERHFFAAGNQLLIIVDSDVSDAGKYTCEMSNTLGTERGHVRLSVIPTPTCDSPQMTAPALADDGWATVGVVIIAVVCCVVGTSLVWVIIIYHTRRRNEDCSITNTDETNLPADIPSYLSSQGTLADRQDGYVSSESGSHHQFVTTSGGGFFLPQHDSNGNCHVDNSSEAEVEAATDPLLCPFVGSPGPVYLKGSGYSSEPLEAYHAGCSPDPRAALLDHCEPSYVKKECHPGPHPAEDSCERSCSAMGWPPNVRTLIHSSYAQNEGPGMKTACLNKSSLEFSTSTEPAAITPSSCFMGTFGKPLRRPHLDAFAGSGQTPDGQPRAFHLKPPSSPDLDSESEEEERERTDFHEENHTCSYKQTIEISRTPNCQSYDLDT, encoded by the exons GGACTTAAGTCACAACAGATTATCTGTCATCAAGGCAAGTTCCATGAGCCACCTTCAAAGCCTTCGAGAAGT gaaactcaacaacaatgaaTTGGAGACTTTTCCAAATCTAGGACCAATCTCGGCCAATATTACACTTCTCTCCTT GGCTGGAAACAGGATTGCTGAAGTATTACCTGAACATCTGAAACAATTTCAATCCCTTGAAACTTTGGACTTGAGTAGCAACAATATTTCAGAGCTTAAAACTGCATTTCCACCCCTACAACTCAAATATCT GTTTATCAATAGCAACCGAGTCACATCGATGGAGCCCGGGTGTTTTGACAATCTGGGCAACACACTGCTGGTGCTGAAACTGAACAGGAACCGGATTTCCGTTATCCCCCCTAAGATGTTCAAACTGCCCCAGCTGCAGCACCT TGAACTGAACCGAAACAAGATTAAAAACGTAGATGGACTCACATTCCAAGGGCTTGGTGCTCTGAAGTCTCTCAAGATGCAAAGAAACGGAGTAACCAGACTTATGGATGGAGCATTTTGGGGGCTGAGCAACATGGAAATCTT GCAGCTGGACCATAACAACCTAACCGAGATCACCAAAGGCTGGCTGTACGGCTTGCTGATGCTGCAGGAGCTACATCTCAGCCAAAACGCCATCAACAGGATCAGCCCCGATGCCTGGGAGTTCTGCCAGAAGCTCAGTGAGCT agaCCTAACTTTCAATCACTTATCAAGATTAGATGATTCAAGCTTCCTCGGCCTGGGCTTACTGAACACACTGCACATCGGAAACAACAAACTGAGCTACATTGCGGACTGCGCCTTCCGGGGGCTTTCCAGTCTGAAGACTTT GGATCTGAAGAACAACGAGATTTCCTGGACCATTGAAGACATGAACGGTGCTTTCTCTGGGCTCGACAAACTGCGGCGGCT gatactCCAGGGAAACCGGATTCGATCTATTACCAAAAAAGCCTTCACTGGTTTGGATGCACTGGAACATCT AGACCTGAGTGACAATGCAATAATGTCTTTACAAGGCAATGCCTtttcacaaatgaagaaactCCAGCAACT GCATTTGAATACATCCAGCCTGTTGTGTGATTGCCAGCTGAAGTGGCTCCcgcagtgggtggcagagaaccacTTCCAGAGCTTCGTCAGCGCCAGTTGTGCCCATCCTCAGCTGCTGAAAGGGAGAAGCATTTTTGCCGTCAGCCCAGACGGCTTTGTGTGTG ACGATTTCCCCAAGCCGCAGATCACCGTTCAGCCAGAAACTCAGGCGGCAATAAAGGGCTCCAATTTGAGTTTCATCTGCTCCGCTGCCAGCAGCAGCGACTCCCCCATGACTTTTGCTTGGAAAAAAGACAACGAGCTGCTGCACGACGCTGAGATGGAAAATTACGCCCACCTGCGGGCCCAAGGTGGCGAGGTGATGGAGTACACCaccatcctccgcctgcggaacGTGGAGTTTGCCAGTGAAGGGAAATACCAGTGCGTCATCTCCAACCACTTCGGCTCGTCCTACTCCGTCAAAGCCAAGCTCACCGTCAACA TGCTCCCCTCCTTCACCAAGACCCCCATGGACCTCACCATCCGCGCCGGGGCCATGGCCCGGCTGGAGTGCGCCGCCGTGGGGCACCCGGCCCCGCAGATCGCTTGGCAAAAGGACGGGGGCACGGACTTCCCTGCGGCGAGGGAGAGGCGCATGCACGTGATGCCCGAGGACGACGTGTTCTTCATCGTGGACGTGAAGATCGAGGACATCGGGGTGTACAGCTGCACGGCCCAGAACAGCGCAGGCAGCATTTCCGCCAACGCAACGCTGACCGTCCTAG AAACACCCTCCTTCCTGCGGCCCCTGTTAGACCGGACGGTCACCAAGGGCGAAACGGCCGTCCTGCAGTGCATCGCCGGCGGCAGCCCTCCCCCGAAGCTCAACTGGACCAAAGACGACAGCCCCTTGGTGGTGACCGAAAGGCACTTTTTCGCGGCAGGCAATCAGCTGCTGATTATCGTGGACTCGGACGTCAGCGACGCCGGGAAGTACACGTGCGAAATGTCCAACACCCTTGGCACGGAGAGGGGCCACGTGCGCCTCAGCGTGATCCCCACTCCCACCTGCGACTCCCCGCAGATGACCGCCCCGGCGCTGGCCGACGACGGCTGGGCCACCGTGGGCGTGGTGATCATCGCGGTGGTTTGCTGCGTGGTGGGCACGTCGCTCGTGTGGGTGATCATCATCTACCACACGAGGCGGAGGAACGAGGACTGCAGCATCACCAACACAG ATGAGACCAACCTGCCTGCAGATATCCCCAGTTATCTGTCGTCCCAGGGGACCTTAGCCGACAGACAGGATGGCTACGTCTCCTCCGAGAGTGGCAGCCACCACCAGTTCGTCACGACCTCCGGTGGCGGGTTTTTCTTGCCGCAGCACGATAGTAATG GGAACTGCCACGTTGACAACAGCAGTGAAGCCGAGGTGGAAGCTGCCACGGATCCGCTGCTTTGTCCCTTCGTGGGGTCCCCCGGCCCTGTGTATTTGAAGGGGAGTGGGTACAGCTCCGAGCCGCTGGAAGCCTACCATGCTG GCTGCAGTCCTGACCCGAGAGCAGCTTTGCTGGACCACTGTGAGCCCAGTTACGTCAAGAAGGAGTGCCACCCTGGTCCTCACCCCGCGGAGGATTCCTGCGAGCGGAGCTGCAGTGCCATGGGGTGGCCCCCCAACGTGAGGACACTGATCCACTCCAGCTACGCTCAGAATGAGGGCCCCGGCATGAAAACCGCGTGCCTAAACAAGTCCTCTCTAGAGTTCAGCACCAGCACAGAGCCGGCAGCCATTACTCCAAGTAGTTGTTTCATGG GTACGTTTGGAAAACCTCTGAGGAGACCTCACCTAGACGCCTTCGCAGGCTCTGGACAGACGCCAGATGGCCAGCCCAGAGCCTTTCACTTGAAACCTCCATCTTCCCCAGACCTGGACTCTGagtcagaggaggaagagagagaaaggacagatTTTCACGAAGAAAATCACACATGTTCCTATAAACAGACCATAGAAATCAGTAGGACTCCAAATTGTCAGTCTTACGACCTGGACACATAG